A window from Drosophila nasuta strain 15112-1781.00 chromosome 3, ASM2355853v1, whole genome shotgun sequence encodes these proteins:
- the LOC132793284 gene encoding methylcytosine dioxygenase TET isoform X11 encodes MDLSLERDSSALGSLFQQIINDMKNTSPLWEDFVAKASKLHTCLRAAIQAIAAYLDAFQKIADAATNSRGASKEIGTALTRVCLRHKAVETRLKTFTSAIMDCLVQPLQDKIEDWKRTVATIDKDHAKEYKRCRSELKKRSSDTLRLQKKARKGQTDNSLQSLMDSHMQDVTLRRAELEEVEKKSLRAAMVEERLRYCSFVHMLQPVVHEECEVMSELGHLQEAMESIALVTKEPSVLPQASEELIHDAKASINLYPESPGGGSGSQGGGCSNSLGSRKSSVCSISSMNSSGSSNSPGHHHYQRSLSQFVTPAIRLKPGESSDSGFCSSPALTTQVSNATNQTHAVSTWPPHSQDAVDALPPTADRPHTISTTYEKGHQRPPLTVYTFQNPETIHESNSSGSLIPATVPTGNGSASGQNTPATQKSPAASLSRPPLPVKPAHVRCSSLERPLSAQSNHRQNSGQNLLQRQCPSPIPAHITKELSAAHHAQQQQQQQQQQQQSQPQQPQTPPTYANLSELAAIKLTNQQQSQQQQQPQTQTQTQQQQQQQHQPLLQQQSSIDSICSQHSNDSSTSSLQQQLLQHQQSQQAHISNSSSSLNHQQQQQQQQQQSVHGSGLGTRSHSISSSVSTSTASSLHSHPSFDSAVAASLVGCVAGGGGHTNNTNTNTNTSTTTPSSGCSTPQNHYSPLLTNSPTSTAAGTPSGGSIASGLGLGFVYQVSSPTPPASANSTTDVLKITEPGQSTTAEANETSESDERSRASVLQKASMFEKQAAAAAAAPIPTTIAAAVAGGGGGVTTGAVGGVIGGVARRSEELRAVEQQEMDKSFEDSIQALNNLIGELDSFQREIDEGKGKQQQQQQHSSNINSNNNISGNNSNSGSNNNNSSNSGASSNTSNDNNNCNTDLLLPSSNIDCCAISNQTNSSGCGTDISDTTSEELAGEEGSLAAARRHQQLGASDSELSRCYVSETSSLTGGILAGGYENPTFAHFAANRDDPYNGSGNGSDSRSLYASAADSISLAASDSVCLSQQPRHAYVDNCSDGGSAVVVIYDHQIPNTPDIEFVKQNSEIVLLRTKDPQQLQLHEMRELQQLPDNLAGSPESPDAASGGGVGGGGRLQPATATVAPAKQRLSSFRASSEQQLQLLGRASPQHRGTDKLRVSEEQRQQPQQPQPQQQQQQQQLLSDSSSNVAGAVRRKLPPKPISLSIFNGPALDAASSNSSKPVIPRKFDFKADLDAKIRQQKQKVQQQLQQQQQQQQQQLNSPQQDQQQQQSPQQHSPQSPQNANTATTTTATSTANCNVTNKPAVIASANASASINQNHRMPNQTSLSSSATSNHAPYKTPTTTATFSSPTSNASASPSSLSASSPGAKLSLPSLSSSSALSATALPPPHVPAKPTSTPTPTTTTTTPQLPPPTTNSYACSNLNANANANPQAKPCITPRPASLSGGAGGGGGGAAMGSSARIARRSSINQAKPPPPVRRSSSVTPSPNNVGQPQHQQHSSSNHTSHAYQQQSLSLSNSSEHLPPPPAFMLEATTAYSTSPTPPAAMPSSALKVSETVRALAAMRHQPASPVALRRMHQQQQQQQLQQQQQQSLLQSFRTSSPSGSIYAQPKLVNNMSSFRTSSPSPNGHAHPLPPTQPKANPNLIAQLNARLNSKQQQQQHQQQQQQQHVAEGIYGNAGGVGVGGGESIYMRGGNGLSMSQQQQQQQHYDAAAQATANMRQHQQLQQQQQQHYTCPPPLEDPPPPPIYSATMPKKMARPSVGHSNSNNMGNHLVNAYAAASNSATLPKNILQQQRLQQQQQQQHQHQQQLQQQQLQQQQYQQPTGINVGNGHANQRPPMPLPQQQQQQRQPPIPSRHSSVQQKIFVSTNPFIQTTAVKFHSPSSVHSTPAASPTCGSPASSATMASIYGTTARGGAAHHQQQQQQYHHQQQQHQQQQQQQHYYRDVAGGNSNGGVYYASHNNAHAHGHSNAHAHANANANVNANANANAHTPHMPHVQAHHSNYATSTNIEKTGSIRAKTKAEFLENLNAKLAKQGMSGRAFAVRNLINSKALPDPRICHESLMDQIKRGATLKRNQKINDRSAPKIH; translated from the exons AACACTTCGCCACTGTGGGAGGATTTTGTGGCAAAGGCGAGTAAGCTGCACACATGCCTGCG CGCTGCCATTCAGGCAATTGCCGCCTATTTGGATGCCTTCCAAAAGATTGCCGATGCGGCCACCAATTCCAGAG GTGCATCCAAGGAGATTGGCACCGCCCTGACCCGTGTTTGTCTGCGCCACAAGGCGGTCGAGACCCGTTTAAAGACCTTCACCAGCGCAATTATGGATTGCCTGGTGCAGCCGCTGCAGGACAAGATCGAGGACTGGAAGCGCACAGTGGCCACCATCGATAAGGATCATGCCAAAGAGTATAAACGCTGTCGCAGTGAGCTAAAGAAGCGCTCCAGCGACACGCTGCGTCTGCAGAAGAAGGCACGCAAGGGACAGACGGACAACAGCCTGCAGTCATTGATGGATTCGCACATGCAAGATGTGACTTTGCGACGCGCCGAACTCGAGGAGGTCGAGAAGAAGTCACTACGTGCGGCGATGGTCGAGGAACGATTGCGTTACTGCAGCTTTGTGCACATGCTGCAGCCCGTGGTGCATGAGGAATGCGAGGTGATGTCCGAACTCGGTCATCTGCAG GAGGCTATGGAATCCATTGCTTTGGTCACCAAGGAGCCCAGCGTTTTGCCACAGGCTTCGGAGGAACTGATCCACGATGCCAAGGCTAGCATTAATCTATATCCCGAATCGCCTGGCGGTGGCTCTGGCTCCCAAGGCGGCGGCTGTTCCAATTCCTTGGGCTCACGCAAGAGTTCCGTCTGCTCTATTAGCAGCATGAACAGCAGCGGCTCCAGCAACTCGCCGGGTCATCATCACTATCAACGCTCGCTATCGCAG tttGTAACGCCCGCAATTCGCTTGAAACCTGGTGAATCCAGTGATAGTGGCTTTTGCTCATCGCCAGCGCTAACAACACAg GTTTCGAATGCCACCAACCAGACGCACGCTGTATCTACTTGGCCGCCACATTCCCAGGATGCTGTGGACGCGCTGCCACCGACTGCTGATCGTCCGCATACGATTTCAACCACCTATGAGAAGGGTCATCAGCGTCCGCCATTGACTGTCTACACGTTCCAGAATCCCGAGACCATACACGAGtccaacagcagcggcagcctcATACCCGCAACGGTGCCGACTGGCAACGGTTCCGCCTCGGGTCAGAATACGCCGGCAACACAGAAATCGCCGGCAGCATCGCTCAGTCGTCCTCCATTGCCAGTG AAGCCGGCACATGTG CGCTGTTCGTCGCTGGAGCGTCCGTTGTCGGCGCAGAGCAATCATCGCCAGAACAGTGGCCAGAATCTGCTGCAGCGTCAGTGCCCCTCACCGATTCCGGCTCATATCACGAAAG AGCTGTCAGCAGCACAtcatgcacaacaacaacagcagcaacagcaacaacagcagcaatcacagccacagcaaccacaaaCCCCGCCTACCTATGCTAACCTATCTGAGCTGGCGGCAATCAAACTAACTAATCAGCAAcagtcacagcagcaacagcaaccacagacacagacacagacacaacagcagcagcagcaacaacatcaaccattgttgcagcaacaaagcAGCATTGATTCGATTTGTTCGCAGCATTCGAATGACTCTTCGACAAGTTcgttgcagcaacagttgctgcagcATCAGCAATCGCAGCAAGCgcacatcagcaacagcagcagcagcctcaatcatcagcagcaacagcaacaacagcagcagcaatcagtACATGGCAGTGGCCTTGGCACACGCTCCCATTCCATATCGTCGTCGGTGTCCACAAGCACAGCCTCATCGTTGCACTCGCATCCATCCTTTGACTCGGCTGTGGCCGCCTCGCTTGTGGGCTGTGTTGCTGGTGGTGGCGGGCATACAAACAACACCAataccaacaccaacacaagCACCACAACGCCCTCGAGCGGCTGCTCAACGCCACAGAATCACTATTCACCACTGTTAACCAACTCACCCACGTCCACTGCTGCAGGTACTCCAAGCGGCGGCAGCATTGCCAGCGGTCTCGGTCTCGGCTTCGTCTATCAGGTCAGCTCACCCACGCCCCCCGCCTCCGCCAACTCCACCACCGATGTGCTAAAGATCACCGAGCCAGGACAATCGACGACGGCCGAAGCCAACGAAACCAGCGAGAGCGATGAGCGTTCCCGTGCCTCGGTGCTGCAGAAGGCATCCATGTTTGAGAAGCAGGCGgcagccgctgcagcagctccAATCCCCACAACTATAGCTGCAGCTGTAGCTGGCGGTGGAGGAGGAGTAACAACCGGAGCAGTTGGCGGAGTCATTGGTGGCGTTGCTCGACGCTCGGAGGAACTGCGCGCTGTGGAGCAACAGGAAATGG ACAAATCTTTCGAAGACTCGATTCAAGcacttaacaatttaattggcGAATTAGACTCTTTTCAACGTGAGATCGATGAGGGCAAgggcaagcagcagcagcagcaacagcacagcagcaacatcaacagcaacaacaacatcagtggcaacaatagcaacagcggcagcaacaacaacaacagcagcaacagcggtgccagcagcaacaccagcaacgacaacaacaactgcaacactGATCTCCTGCTtcccagcagcaacatcgactGCTGTGCCATCAGCAACCAGACGAATTCCAGTGGCTGTGGCACCGATATCTCCGACACGACGTCGGAGGAACTGGCCGGCGAGGAAGGTAGTCTGGCAGCAGCCAGGCGTCATCAGCAACTGGGTGCCAGCGACTCGGAGCTGAGTCGTTGCTATGTGAGCGAGACGAGTTCGCTGACCGGCGGCATACTGGCCGGTGGCTATGAGAATCCCACGTTCGCGCACTTTGCCGCCAATCGTGATGATCCCTACAATGGCAGCGGCAATGGCAGCGACAGTCGATCGCTGTACGCCTCGGCGGCCGACAGCATTTCATTGGCCGCATCGGACAGCGTGTGCCTGAGCCAGCAGCCGCGACATGCGTATGTGGACAATTGCAGTGATGGCGGCAGCGCTGTCGTTGTGATCTATGACCATCAGATACCCAATACGCCGGACATTGAGTTTGTCAAGCAGAACTCAGAGATTGTGCTGTTGCGCACCAAAGATCCgcagcaattgcagttgcacgAGATGCGCGAGCTGCAACAGTTGCCCGACAATTTGGCTGGCTCACCCGAGTCGCCCGATGCCGCTTCTGGCGGCGGAGTTGGAGGCGGTGGCCGTTTACAGCCGGCCACAGCAACTGTGGCGCCGGCCAAGCAACGCCTCTCGTCGTTTCGGGCATCCAGCgagcaacagctgcagttgctgggACGCGCTAGTCCACAACACAGAGGTACGGATAAGCTTAGAGTTAGTGaagagcaacggcaacagccacagcaaccgcaaccacaacaacagcagcaacagcaacagttgctaaGCGATAGCAGCAGTAATGTTGCTGGTGCCGTGCGGCGCAAGCTGCCGCCAAAGCCCATCAGCCTGAGCATATTTAATGGGCCAGCGCTAGATGcggccagcagcaacagcagtaagCCAGTGATACCTAGAAAGTTTGACTTTAAGGCCGACTTAGATGCCAAGATACGCCAGCAGAAACAGAaagtgcagcagcaattgcagcagcagcagcagcaacaacaacagcagctcaaCAGTCCACAACaagatcagcagcagcaacaatcacCACAACAACACTCACCACAGTCGCCCCAAAACgccaacacagcaacaacaacaacagcaacatcaacagcaaactGTAATGTCACTAATAAACCTGCCGTTATTGCAAGCGCAAATGCATCCGCATCCATAAACCAAAATCATAGAATGCCAAATCaaacatcattatcatcatcagcaacatccAATCATGCGCCATACAAAACgcccacaacaacagcaacattctCATCACCAACATCAAATGCATCtgcatcaccatcatcattatcagcaAGTTCTCCTGGGGCCAAATTGTCATTgccatcattatcatcatcatccgcaTTATCAGCAACTGCGCTGCCTCCGCCCCATGTGCCCGCTAAGCCAACGTCCACGCccacgccaacaacaacaacaactacaccaCAACTTCCACCACCCACAACCAATTCATATGCGTGCTCCAATctcaatgccaatgccaatgccaatccCCAAGCCAAACCGTGCATAACGCCAAGGCCGGCATCGCTGTCGG GAGGAGcaggaggcggaggaggaggagcagcaaTGGGCAGCTCAGCACGCATCGCACGTCGTTCATCCATTAATCAGGCCAAGCCGCCGCCACCGGTGAGACGCAGTTCATCGGTGACTCCCAGTCCCAACAATGTCGGG cagccgcagcatcaacagcatagcagcagcaaccacaccTCTCACGCATATCAGCAACAGTCGCTATCGCTGAGCAACTCTAGCGAGCatttgccgccgccgccggcTTTTATGCtggaggcaacaacagcatatTCCACATCGCCCACGCCGCCAGCAGCGATGCCCAGCTCAGCGCTCAAGGTGTCGGAGACAGTGCGTGCTCTGGCCGCCATGCGGCATCAGCCTGCCTCGCCTGTTGCACTGCGTCGCatgcatcagcagcagcagcaacaacaattgcaacaacagcagcaacagtcttTATTGCAG TCGTTCCGCACTTCATCGCCTAGTGGCAGCATCTATGCGCAACCCAAACTGGTGAACAACATGTCCAGCTTTCGCACCAGCAGCCCCAGCCCAAATGGCCATGCCCATCCACTGCCACCAACACAGCCCAAGGCGAATCCGAATCTAATTGCACAGCTCAATGCACGGCtcaacagcaagcagcaacagcaacagcaccaacaacaacagcagcagcaacatgttgccgaGGGCATTTATGGCAACGCTGGTGGAGTAGGAGTAGGAGGAGGTGAATCCATTTACATGCGTGGCGGCAATGGTTTGTCCAtgtcacagcagcagcaacagcagcaacactacGACG CAGCTgcgcaagcaacagcaaacatgcgacaacaccaacagctgcaacagcaacaacagcaacattatACATGTCCACCACCGCTTGAAGAtccgccaccgccgcccaTTTATTCAGCAACCATGCCCAAGAAAATGGCACGCCCCAGTGTTgggcacagcaacagcaacaacatgggCAACCATTTGGTCAATGCATATGCTGCTGCCTCCAACAGTGCCACGTTGCCCAAAAACAtattgcagcagcaacgcttgcagcaacaacaacagcagcagcaccagcaccagcagcaactgcaacagcagcaactacaacagcagcaatatcAACAGCCAACAGGCATCAACGTTGGCAATGGGCATGCTAATCAGCGACCTCCGATgccgctgccgcagcagcagcaacaacagcgacagccaCCCATACCATCGCGTCATTCCAGTGTGCAGCAAAAGATATTCGTTTCAACGAATCCATTCATTCAAACCACAGCCGTCAAGTTTCATTCGCCATCGTCGGTGCACTCGACGCCAGCTGCCTCGCCCACCTGTGGCTCGCCCGCATCATCGGCAACTATGGCCAGCATTTATGGCACCACGGCACGTGGCGGTGCTGCacaccatcagcagcagcagcagcaataccatcatcagcaacagcagcatcaacagcagcagcagcaacaacattattaTCGCGATGTTGCtggcggcaacagcaatggcgGCGTTTATTATGCCAGCCACAATAACGCCCATGCCCACGGACACTCGAACGCCCACGCACACGCCAATGCCAACGCAAATGTGAacgcgaatgcgaatgcgaatgcgcaTACGCCCCATATGCCCCATGTCCAGGCACATCATTCAA ACTATGCCACAAGCACCAATATCGAAAAGACTGGCAGCATACGTGCCAAGACCAAGGCTGAATTTCTCGAGAATCTCAATGCGAAGTTGGCCAAGCAGGGCATGTCTGGACGTGCATTTGCAGTGCGAAATCTGATCAATAGCAAGGCCCTG CCGGATCCACGTATATGTCATGAGTCGTTGATGGATCAGATAAAACGAGGCGCGACCCTGAAGAGGAATCAGAAAATCAACGATCGCAGTGCGCCcaaaatacattaa